The Podospora pseudopauciseta strain CBS 411.78 chromosome 2 map unlocalized CBS411.78m_2, whole genome shotgun sequence genome has a window encoding:
- a CDS encoding uncharacterized protein (EggNog:ENOG503P1ZB; COG:S): protein MRRFWPIMSAVTSAPWKFAPLKQPFVPSSNTRKLEGIVFDVDGTLCEPQTYMFAAMRSALGIPKSVDILDHVYSLPTPEDQHTAMEKIRTIEREAMLTQVPQPGLAPLMSYLDSRSIRKGICTRNFDLPVQNLLDKFLPSSVFGPIVTRDFRPPKPDPAGILHIARSWGLVRKSTGEPGIPVDEAEEKEKIAERRQEEGELLHTEEGEEVADASGLIMVGDSVDDITAGRRAGAKTVLLVNDVNRHLVDHEHTDLVIERLDELIEVLEEGRL from the exons ATGCGAAGATTTTGGCCCATCATGTCCGCCGTTACTTCAGCCCCGTGGAAATTCGCGCCGTTGAAACAGCCGTTTGTTCCTAGCTCCAACACCCGCAAGCTAGAGGGCATCGTTTTTGATGTCGACGGGACGCTATG TGAACCCCAAACCTACATGTTCGCCGCCATGCGCTCCGCCCTCGGCATCCCCAAATCAGTCGACATCCTCGACCACGTctactccctccccacccccgaAGACCAACACACCGCCATGGAGAAAATCCGCACCATAGAACGCGAAGCCATGCTTACCCAGGTCCCCCAACCTGGCCTCGCCCCCCTAATGTCCTACCTCGACTCCCGCTCCATCCGCAAAGGAATCTGCACCCGCAACTTCGACCTCCCCGTCCAGAACCTCCTTGACAAATTCCTCCCTTCCTCCGTCTTTGGCCCCATCGTCACCCGTGATTTCCGCCCTCCCAAGCCCGACCCCGCTGGTATTCTCCATATTGCCCGTTCTTGGGGTTTGGTGAGGAAGTCAACTGGTGAGCCTGGCATTCCCGTTGATGAGgcggaggaaaaggaaaagattgCCGAGAGGAGgcaagaagagggggagctACTCCATacggaggagggagaggaggtggcggatgCGAGTGGGTTGATAATGGTGGGTGACTCGGTGGATGATATCactgctgggaggagggcgggtgCCAAGACGGTCTTGTTGGTCAATGATGTGAATAGACATTTGGTGGACCATGAGCATACTGATTTGGTGATTGAGAGGTTGGATGAACTGATcgaggttttggaggaggggagactTTAG